Proteins encoded in a region of the Suncus etruscus isolate mSunEtr1 chromosome 1, mSunEtr1.pri.cur, whole genome shotgun sequence genome:
- the KRT32 gene encoding keratin, type I cuticular Ha2 yields MPSSCSPASVKICPRPSSACSSSMSFRPELCLGYVCQPMTCVPSVCMPPTYRQTSCLPKTYLSSCCRPTSCRPTSAMGTCSWICEGTFNSSEKETMQVLNDRLANYLEKVRQLEQENASLESKIQEACQSQMPTMCPDYQSYFRTIEELQQKVLCTKAENARMVVHIDNAKLAADDFRTKYETEAAMRQLVEADTNGLRRVLDELTLCKADLEAQVESLKEELLCLKKNHEEEVGTLRCQLGDRLNIEVDAAPPVDLNRMLEEMRCQYETMVESNHRDVEEWFNMQMEELNQQVASSSEQLQSYQSDIIDLRRTVNTLEIELQAQHSLRDSLENTLTETEARYSSQLGQMQCMITNVESQLADIRCDLERQNLEYKVLLDVKARLECEINTYRGLLESEDCKLPCNPCSTTSCPPSAPSPCVPRTVLVPCMPCPQGRY; encoded by the exons ATGCCATCCAGCTGCTCACCAGCCTCCGTCAAGATCTGTCCCCGGCCCTCCTCTGCCTGTTCCAGCAGCATGAGCTTCCGGCCCGAACTGTGCCTGGGTTATGTCTGCCAGCCCATGACCTGTGTGCCTTCTGTATGCATGCCTCCTACCTACCGGCAGACCAGCTGCCTTCCTAAGACCTACCTTTCCAGCTGCTGCAGGCCCACCAGCTGTAGGCCAACTAGTGCCATGGGTACCTGCAGCTGGATATGTGAAGGGACCTTCAATAGCAGTGAGAAGGAGACCATGCAGGTCCTAAATGACCGCCTGGCCAACTATCTGGAGAAAGTACGACAGCTGGAGCAGGAAAATGCCAGCCTGGAGAGCAAGATCCAAGAGGCTTGCCAGTCCCAGATGCCCACCATGTGTCCTGACTACCAATCTTATTTCAGGACCATTGAAGAGCTACAACAGAAG GTTTTATGCACCAAGGCAGAGAATGCCCGGATGGTTGTGCACATCGACAATGCTAAGCTGGCTGCTGATGACTTTAGGACCAA GTATGAGACGGAGGCAGCCATGAGGCAGCTGGTGGAGGCTGACACCAATGGCCTGCGCCGGGTACTGGATGAGTTGACCCTGTGTAAGGCCGACCTGGAGGCCCAGGTGGAGTCCCTGAAGGAGGAGCTGTTGTGTCTCAAGAAGAATCACGAGGAG GAGGTTGGGACGCTTCGTTGCCAGCTTGGGGACCGCCTTAATATTGAGGTGGATGCAGCACCCCCTGTGGACCTGAACAGGATGCTGGAGGAGATGCGGTGTCAGTATGAGACCATGGTGGAAAGCAACCACCGAGACGTGGAGGAGTGGTTCAACATGCAG ATGGAGGAGCTGAACCAGCAGGTGGCCTCGAGCTCAGAGCAGCTGCAGAGCTATCAGTCAGACATCATCGACCTGAGACGCACCGTCAACACACTCGAAATCGAGCTGCAGGCACAGCACAGCCTG AGGGACTCCTTGGAAAACACGCTGACAGAGACAGAAGCCCGCTACAGCTCACAGCTGGGCCAGATGCAGTGCATGATCACCAATGTGGAGTCACAGCTGGCTGATATCCGCTGTGACCTGGAGCGACAGAACCTGGAATACAAGGTGTTACTTGATGTTAAGGCACGGCTGGAATGTGAGATCAACACATACCGGGGGCTGCTGGAGAGCGAGGATTGCAA GTTACCCTGTAACCCTTGCTCCACCACCTCCTGCCCTCCAAGTGCTCCATCTCCCTGTGTACCTCGAACTGTCCTTGTCCCCTGCATGCCCTGCCCCCAGGGCCGCTACTGA
- the KRT35 gene encoding keratin, type I cuticular Ha5: protein MASKCLKASFSSGSLKGFSGPGGSPARAATMYSSSSCRLPSLARGARSFSSCSVGLGKSNCRAASCLPALCLPSGGFATSYSLGGGWYGEGILTGNEKETMQSLNDRLASYLEKVRQLEQENASLESRIREWCDQQVPYLCPDYQSYFRTIEELQKKTLCTKSENARLVVQIDNAKLAADDFRTKYETEAAMRQLVESDMNGLRRVLDDLTLCKADLEAQVESLKEELLCLKKNHEEEVNSLRCQLGDRLNVEVDAAPPVDLNRVLDEMRCQYETLVENNRRDAEDWFNTQTEELNQQVVSSSEQLQTCQAEIIELRRTVNALEIELQAQQSMRDALESTLAETEARYSSQLGQMQCMITNVESQLAEIRSDLERQNQEYQVLLDVRARLECEINTYRGLLESEDCKLPCNPCSPDQLPSKSCLPCLPAATCAPSAARTSCSPRPLCVPCPGGRY, encoded by the exons ATGGCTTCCAAGTGCCTCAAGGCCAGTTTCTCTTCAGGGTCTCTCAAGGGTTTCAGCGGGCCTGGAGGCAGCCCTGCCCGGGCAGCCACCATGTATTCCAGCAGCTCCTGCAGGCTCCCTAGCCTCGCCCGAGGGGCCCGGAGCTTCTCCTCCTGCTCCGTTGGGCTGGGTAAAAGCAACTGCAGGGCTGCCAGCTGCCTCCCAGCTCTCTGCCTCCCCTCTGGGGGCTTTGCCACCAGCTATAGCTTGGGCGGGGGCTGGTATGGGGAGGGTATCCTCACGGGCAATGAGAAAGAGACCATGCAGTCTCTGAATGACCGCCTGGCCAGCTACCTGGAGAAGGTGCGGCAACTGGAGCAGGAGAATGCCAGCCTGGAGAGCCGCATCCGTGAGTGGTGTGATCAGCAGGTGCCTTACCTGTGTCCTGACTACCAGTCCTATTTTCGCACCATCGAGGAGCTGCAGAAGAAG ACACTGTGCACCAAGTCAGAGAATGCCAGGCTGGTGGTGCAGATTGACAATGCCAAGCTGGCTGCAGATGACTTCCGTACCAA GTATGAGACGGAGGCAGCCATGCGGCAGCTGGTGGAGTCAGACATGAACGGTCTACGTCGGGTCCTGGATGATCTGACCTTGTGCAAGGCTGACTTGGAGGCCCAGGTGGAGTCCTTGAAGGAGGAGCTGCTGTGCCTCAAGAAGAACCATGAGGAG GAAGTGAACTCACTGCGCTGTCAGCTTGGAGACCGACTCAATGTGGAGGTGGATGCTGCTCCGCCTGTCGATCTGAACCGTGTCCTGGATGAAATGCGGTGCCAGTATGAGACCCTAGTAGAGAATAACCgccgggatgctgaggattggttCAACACCCAG ACCGAGGAGCTGAATCAGCAGGTGGTGTCCAGTTCAGAGCAGCTGCAGACGTGCCAGGCGGAAATCATTGAGCTGAGGCGGACGGTCAATGCCCTGGAGATTGAGTTGCAGGCACAGCAGAGCATG AGAGATGCCCTGGAATCCACGCTGGCTGAGACTGAGGCTCGCTACAGCTCACAGCTGGGACAGATGCAGTGCATGATCACCAACGTGGAGTCGCAGCTGGCTGAGATCCGCAGTGACCTGGagagacagaaccaggagtaccagGTGCTGCTGGATGTGCGTGCCCGGCTGGAGTGTGAGATCAACACTTACCGGGGCCTGCTGGAGAGTGAGGATTGCAA GCTCCCCTGCAACCCATGCAGCCCTGATCAGTTGCCTTCCAAGTCCTGCCTGCCTTGTCTCCCTGCAGCCACTTGTGCCCCCAGTGCAGCCCGCACCTCCTGTAGCCCCCGCCCTCTCTGTGTGCCCTGCCCAGGGGGACGGTACTGA